One part of the Mariniflexile litorale genome encodes these proteins:
- the ribB gene encoding 3,4-dihydroxy-2-butanone-4-phosphate synthase codes for MTQNTNSKFKLDTIHDAIEAIRNGKVIIVVDDANRENEGDFVAAADKVTPEMINFMATEGRGLICAPLTENRCKELDLDMMVRNNTDHMETAFTVSVDLRGQGVTTGISASDRSKTVKALTDLNTKSFDLSRPGHIFPLVAKEGGVLRRTGHTEAAIDFARLAGLKPAGVIVEIMNEDGTMARLPELMLVAKKLDVKIVSIEDLVAYRMQHDSLIEKKEDFEIETRFGHFRLRAYKQTTNNQIHIALTKGTWKDNEEVLTRINSTLINNDILGTLTNNVDAQLDNMFQVINNEGKGAIIFINQESQSMNILNRLSVIKENQQPNTVYKAPKIDMDTRDFGIGAQILHDLNIHKLRLISNTKQTKRVGLIGYGLEIVEYVNY; via the coding sequence CGATGCCATTGAAGCCATTAGAAATGGTAAAGTTATTATAGTTGTAGATGATGCTAATCGTGAAAATGAAGGTGATTTTGTAGCGGCTGCTGATAAAGTTACTCCAGAAATGATAAACTTTATGGCTACCGAAGGTCGTGGCTTAATATGCGCACCACTTACTGAAAACCGTTGTAAAGAATTAGATTTAGATATGATGGTACGTAACAATACCGACCATATGGAAACAGCTTTTACTGTTTCGGTAGATTTAAGAGGTCAAGGTGTTACTACAGGAATTTCAGCAAGCGATCGATCTAAAACCGTAAAAGCACTTACAGATCTAAATACCAAATCATTTGATTTGTCAAGACCAGGGCATATTTTTCCTTTAGTTGCTAAAGAAGGTGGTGTATTAAGACGCACAGGACACACCGAAGCTGCCATCGATTTTGCGAGACTTGCAGGGTTAAAACCTGCTGGAGTTATTGTTGAAATTATGAATGAAGATGGTACCATGGCACGCTTGCCTGAACTCATGTTAGTCGCAAAAAAACTAGATGTCAAAATAGTTTCTATTGAAGATTTAGTGGCCTACAGAATGCAACACGACTCATTAATTGAGAAAAAAGAAGATTTTGAAATAGAAACTCGTTTTGGGCATTTTAGATTAAGAGCTTATAAACAAACCACTAATAATCAAATACATATAGCACTAACCAAAGGTACTTGGAAAGATAATGAAGAAGTACTTACAAGAATAAATTCCACATTAATAAATAATGATATTCTAGGCACACTTACTAATAATGTTGATGCTCAATTAGACAATATGTTTCAGGTGATTAATAATGAAGGAAAAGGAGCTATCATCTTTATTAATCAAGAATCACAATCCATGAACATCCTAAACAGATTGTCTGTAATAAAAGAAAATCAACAACCCAATACTGTTTACAAAGCACCAAAAATAGATATGGATACCCGTGATTTTGGTATCGGCGCTCAAATATTACACGATTTAAACATTCACAAACTGCGCTTAATTTCTAACACCAAACAAACTAAACGTGTTGGTTTAATTGGTTATGGTTTAGAAATTGTTGAATATGTAAATTATTAA